In Penaeus vannamei isolate JL-2024 chromosome 21, ASM4276789v1, whole genome shotgun sequence, the DNA window tatatatatatatatatatatatatatatatatatatatatatatatatgtatgtatatatatatatatatacatacatatacatatatatacatatatatacatatgtatacatatatatatatatatatatatatatatatatatacatatatatatatatatatatatatatatatatatatatatatatatatgtatatgtatatgtatatgtatatgtatatgtatatatatatatatatatatatatacatatatatatatatatatacatatatatatatatatatatatatatatatatatatatacatatacatatataagtatgtatgtatgtatatatatctttatacatatatatatatatatatatatataatatatatatatatatacatataatatatatatatatatatatatatatatatatatatatatatgtatatatatatatatatacatacatacatacacacacacacacacacacacacacacacacacacacacacacacacacacacacacacacacacacacacatatatatatatatatatatatatatatatatatatgtatgtatatatatatgtatgtatatatatatatgtatgtatgtaagtatacatgttcatgtatatgcataaatatatgtatatatatacctacatacatatatagatacatacatacatgcatacatacatacatacgtatatatatatatatatatatatatatatatatatatatatatatatatatatatatatgtgtatatatatatagatatatatatacatatatatatatattaatatatatatatatatatatatatatatcatatatccatatatccatatatacatatatacatatatatatatatatatatatatatatatatatatatatatatatgtatgtatatatatatatatatatatatatatatatatatatatatatttatttttatatttttttatatatatatatatatatatatatatatgtatatctatatttatatatatatatatatatatatatatatatatatatatatatatatatatatttatttatttatttatttattatatccatttatgcatatatatattcatattcatatatatatatatatatatatatatatatatatatatatatatatatatatatatatatatacatatatatatatatatacatatatatatatatatatatatatatatatatatatatatatatatacatatataagtatgtatgtatgtatatatatatgtttatatatatatatatatatatatatatatatatatatatatatatatatatatatatacatatatatgtctgtatgtatgtatatatatatatgtttatatatatatatatatatatatatatatatatatatatatatatacacacacacacacacacacacacacacacacacacacacacacacacacacacacacacacacacacacacacacacacacacacacacatacacacacacacacacacacacacacacacacacacacacacacacacacacacacacacacacacacatgcacacacacacacacacacacacacacacgcacacacacacacacacacacacacacacacatatatatatatatatatatatatatatatatatatatatatatatatatatatatgtatatatatatatgtatgtatgtatgtaagtatacatgttcatgtacatgcataaatatatgtatatatatacctacatacatatatagatagatagatacatacatacatacatacatacatacgtatatatatatatatatatatatatatatatatatatatatatgtatatatatgtatatatatatacatatatatatatatatatatatgtatatatatacatatatccatatatccatatatccatatatacatatatatatatgtacatatatatatatgtatatatatatatctatatatatatatatatatatgtatatatatatatatatatatatatatgtatgtgtatatatatatatatatatatatatatatatatatatatatatatatatatatatatatatgtatatgtatatgtatatgtatatgtatatatatatatatatatatatatatatatatatatatatatatatatatatatatatatatatatatatatatatatatatatatatgtatatatatatatttatttattatatccatttatgcatatatatatatatacatatatagatgtctatatgtgtatatctatatgtacatatatatttatatatatatatgtatatatctacatatttatatatatatatatatatatatatatatatatatatatatatatacatatgtatatatatatatatatatatatatatatatatatatatatatatatgaaaataaatataagtgaatatatatatatatatatatatatatatatatatatatatatatatatatatatatatatatatatatatatatatatatatatatatatatatattcatatatatatatatatatatgaaaataaatataaatgaatatatatatatatatatatatatatatatatatatatatatatatatatatatatatatatatatatatatatatatatatatatatacaaatgaatatatatatatatatatatatatatatatgtatatatatatatatatatatatatatatatatatatatatgtatatatatatatatatatatatatatatatatatatatatatatatatatagagagagagagagagagagagagagagagagagagagagagagagagagagagagagagagagagagagagagagatgatatatatatatatatatatatatatatatatatctgtgtgtgtgtgtgtgtgtgtgtgtgtgtgtgtgtgtatgtatgtatgtatgtatatatacacatacacacactcgtatttgtgtgtgtgtgtgcacgtgtgtgtgtgtatgtgtatgtgtgtgtgtatgtttgtgtgtatttgtgcatatatatgtgtgtgtgtatgtgtatgtgtgtgtgtatgtttgtgtgtatttgtgcatatatatgtgtgtgtatgtgtatgtgtgtgtgtatgtttgtgtgtatttgtgcatatatatgtgtgtgtatgtgtatgtgtgtgtgtatgtttgtgtgtatttgtgcatatatatgtgtgtgtgtgtgtgtttacagatatataataatttatgtacacacacacacacacacacacacacacacacacacacacacacacacacacacacacacacacacacacacacacacacacacacacacacacactcaatattgTGATCTATGGTCATAGCATTACATAGTATTATTATATTGGAAATTTTGgctataatattattatcgttatataccAAAAGAAAACAATCGGATAATCCTTTATCCAATCATCTACCCACCTGATGTAATACTTGGGCGTGAAAAGCCATTGTTACATTTGTTATGTGGTCATGCAATACTACATTCTAAATTTAGGATACAGCTTAAGTATTATATGAAATAGTTACACATCTCCCTGTActtcatgctaggtggtctgcaAGGCTGTAACACATGACCCTCTGAGATGTGATATACAAGTGTTCGTTTATATTGTTCATTATATACATTACTCTTAGTTTCTTCGACATCACAATCTGCACTAACCTGCCAGTTTGATTCTGCCATTCACAGTATCACATCATCTTGTTCATGAGTAAACTGGTTGTAGTGGTTAAAACTTCTAGGTCGTTTATAACTAATCAACTCAGTAGTTCCCCCTTTGAAGGAAGTGTTAATGTGACATCGTCCAAGATGtgtatccacactttgcttggcCCTTTCTGATTTTGCAAGTCAGTCAgtatgatcatgcctggggactGCAACATGTGATGGTATCCACACGAAGCGTATATTATGGCCTCATTCTTTTACACGATACACGTTTATTCTAATGTAATTTGCAGTATTTTATGCACCTTTGTCTAGAGTATTCAAAACCCGGAAAGCGAGGAAATGTGAAATATGTCTTAAATTTTCCTTAGAGTTTAATGGGACTAAGATTGCTTTTAGTAGTAAGAATAATCGCACTCTTTCATATAAAGCTTGCATAAAAAGGGAATGTtcagcaatatttttttttttttttttttttttttgtataagaaAAAAGCCATAGAAGTTAAAGAAGGGATGCCTGAAAATGATCAATAGTAAAGCAATACGAAAAATAGGAACTAATAATTCTCCTAAtgttttttgtgtcttgtttttttctttattttttccatcattCTTTTTGAGAGCCGCATGCGTGGGGTGAGAAATAACGAGTCACGATGTGATTTCGTATGGAAGTGTAGCTAATGAGCTCAGCACTACGGCTTTTGTTATAAGTAATGTGGGAATCCTTCGCGATGAACCAACATCGGATGCACAGTAAACGTacatcttgttttatttatttacccccATGACTTCAACTCACCACTCCAGGACATGCATGCCAGGCCTTGTAGTCCGGATAATAAGCGACCGAGGCAGGGAGGTATTACGCATCAGCCAAGAGGTGTGTGGCTTGAGTGTTCAACGGAAACTCTTATCTCACGAGAGGGAGCGTAGATTTAGCAAcgccttatttctcctttttttctccttcagtgACACATTGCAATTCTGCATAATTCACTCTCCGCATTTCCTTAACACAAGGGCGTTTCTACCGAGgacacaaaatataaaatattaggAAACAGATAAACAGCATTGTATCAAGTTCAGAGGCAGGGAGAGTGATTTACTGGCTGGCAACTCTAGCCGCAAGCTATATAGCTACGCGCCCACGGCAACCCACTCACAACCCTCCAGGCTATCGTTCTCATAGAGTGATCAGACGTAATCCTCTGCCATATTCTCGGCAGGGATATTGTGCAGTGTTCGTGGATTATTGTGAATACTCTGGAGTGAAACCGTTTGTGACACAATCACACATAATTGTAACAAACTAGAAAATCGTGTGGACAGGAGGAACATCGTAGTTTGCGTAAGAGTATGCGAACAGAAGAGAGGAACATGTGCCCAATTCGCATTGCTGTCCTAGGAACCAGTCAGGTTGGCAAGTCTGCCCTGACCGTTCGGTACCTTACCAAGAGGTTCATCGGAGAATATCGGTCTGATACAGGTAGGCTTTGTCCCGACTCTGTAATGCCTTTGGACGAAAATACACTTTCCGGTATCATGTATGTTTACCATCTATAAATCGCTCTTTATTCGGAGtactcatgtgtttttttttcttcatcattacaGATATGCTGTACAAGTGCGTCCTGCAGGTGGACGGGACGCCGCAGCCAGTGGAGATCATGGACACCTCCGCCAGCTGCGACGAGTCCTCTGACGCTCACCTGCAGTGGGCCGAGGCCTTCGTTGTTGTCTACTCCGTCACAGACAAGGAATCCTACAGATGGGCCGCTAGCACAGTTCAGGTAAATATCTCTTGATTCTTATTTGACTTTTGTTTGTGAGAGATTCGGTGGATATTTGTATGTCATATCTttccaaatatataaaataactaACGACATTTTCCTCTTGCCCATCAGGAACTATCAGAACGGCGAGCAGCGTCATGTGTTTTGATGCTAGGAAACAAGAGCGATTTGCATCACCTCCGCGAAGTCGAGGAAGTGGAAGCCAAgtccctctcgctcactcacgGTGCTCGGTTCTTCGAGGTTTCGACGGCGGAGAGCTGCGTTCCCCTTACGGGAGTCCTCGACCACTTCCTGAAGGAGGTCAAGATGCAGCGCACCATCGCCAGCGGCAGTAACATCAACAACGGGTCTCCCAAGCAGAGGAAGCTCTCGGTCACGCGGATGCTCGGGTCGCTCATCGGCCGCCACTCGCCGCCCCCGCAGCCCATTACCGAGCTCATCATTCTGGACAAGGAAGAGCGCAGCAAGCTGGTCAGATGCAGCCGGCAGATATGAATGTGAACCATTCATTGTTACAGCTCATGGCAACATGTTTTAGTGCTGCGCATAAACATTACATAATCCAAAGAATTCTTGTGATCTTCAGTCATTCTGAAAATTCCAACTCGGAATGAAcgaacatgaatatatttattgttcAGTGTACGTTTGTGGTTTGTTGTGATATTAAGCGTTATTGTGTAAAGCAGCAAGTGAGAAGCTTTAGATACGTGAGGTCGTGGGTGTTCACAATTAAAAGAGGAATGCGAACTTCGCAAATTAAGAGAAGGCCACGTAGGAGAGTATCTTCGGAGCTGCAGCGATGCTGGCGAGTGGAAGGAATGGGTGAGGTCTCCGATAGCCGTGCGTGGAAAGAGTGATCACTATCTCCTATAATCGCTGACTCGCAcaaaggaatggagaagagaatgCGATAACCACCTTCGCTGACACGCGTAAATCTTCCGACAAAGAAGACCAAACAAAAAATTGAATCAACGCGACAACTTATAGATCAGCTGTGAATCTTCCCGCCAGGAAAGCACGTGAACTGCCGTGCGCACGACAAGAAGCAAACTTCGCCAGCGGTCAAGATGTGGGCATCGGGCACGGGGCTCCAGAAGGACCGAGGAATGCGGACGCTAAGGGCTTGAGGGAGAGTGTGACGTCATCCGCAAAGTGGGAGCGTGACTATACTTGTACGTGCTTCCTGCTTCTGTTGCATCTCTTTGTACAATGATGTACTTAACCtgtgatattagtagtaatatgcTTTAagctatatgtatttttataatttatttctttCAATACAATATGAATATTCACTCGTGTGTTTCTTTGATCGATCATACCTCCTTAAGttatgagatatgtatatatattaatttgcatATGCTTTCgcatgcacattctctctctctctctctctctctctctctctctctctctctctctctctctctctctctctctctctctctgtgtgtgtgtgtgtgtgtgtgtgtgtatgtgtgtctgcacacgaacacacacgcacacgcacacacatacacacccacagacacacacacacacacacacacacacacacacacacacacacacacacacacacacacatacacacacacacacacacacacaaacacacacacacacacacacacacacacacacacacacacacacacacacacacacacacacacacacacacacacacaaacacacactcacacacacacacactcacacagacatacacacataaatagatagacagagagatagagagacagaaagaggggcggggggaaaggagcggaagagagagggtgggggggggggggtgagaaagagagggggaagaggggaagaaagagagagaaagcaaaagaaatttaggttgtatatatatatatatatatatatatatatatatatatatatatatatatatatatgtatgtatgtatgtgcgtgtgtatgtgtgtgtgtgtgtgtgtgtgtgtgtacatacatttatgtatatatatatatatatatatatatatatatatatatatatatatatatatatatgtatatgtatgtatgtatacacacatatatatatgtgtgtgtgtgtgtgtacatatgtatatatctatacacaaatacatacacacgcatacatatgtgtgtgtgtgtgtgtgtgtgtgtgtgtgtgtgtgtgtgtgtgtgtatgcgtgtgtatgcgtgtgtgtgtgtgtgtgtgtgtgtgtgtgtgtgtgtgtgtgtgtgtgtgtgtgtgtgtgtgtgtgtgtgtgtgtgtgtgtgtgtgtgtgtgtgtgtgcatatgtatatatctacaatcacagacacacacacatacatacatacacacacacacacacacacacacacacacacacacacacacacacacacacacacatatatatatatatatatatatatatatatatatatacatgtatatatatatgtatatatatatatatatatatatatatatatatatatatatatatatatatattgtgtgttgtgtgtgtgtgtgtgtgtatgtgtgtgtgtgtgtgtgtgtgtgtgtgtgtgtgtgtctacatatatatatatatatatatatatatatatatatatatatatatatatatatatatatatatatatatatatatatatatattgtgtgttgtgtgtgtgtgtgtgtgtgtgtgtgtgtgtgtgtgtgtgtgtgtgtgtgtgtgtgtgtgtgtgtgtgtgtgtgtgtgtgtgtgtgtatacatatatatacatatatatatatatatatatatatatatatatatatatatatatatatatatatatatagtgtatacattgtatatatatatatatatatatatatatatatatatatatatatatatatacatatatatatatatataatctaaatctctcctgctctctctctctctctttctttctctctcccaacctttctttctctcttccctccctctctctctctctctttctttctctctcccaacctctctttctctctccccttcccccccccctctctctctttcttttttccctcttctttgtctCAGAGTTCATTTACCTTTCAGAGACGAATCGTACAACTCCGTCAATTGAAAGCGTAATCGCAAATGCTTGTTTTGGGCGAGTTTGAGTTTTCTGATTACCTGATTTAATGAGCTGGCTTGCATTTGCAAAACCAAAGGAATCATTTTATCTGCAGACGTtgattggtatatatacatacacacacacacacacacacacacacacacacacacacacacacacacacacacacacacacacacacacacacacacacacacacacacacacatatatatatacacacgtaggtatatatatatatatatatatatatatatatatatatatatatatatatatatatttgcatgtatgtatatatatatatatatatatatatatatatatatatatatatatatatatatatatatatatatatatgcatgcatgtatgtatttataaaaatcacaaacacatgcatggtTCTTATAGACACACCAAGCCCTCGCTTATCAATTTGAAAGACAAACTGATAAGCATTGGCACAACGACACAGGTCTAATTgtggatatcattttttttttgtgccagttcaaatacattcacgcacacacacgcacactttgtGATAGCTGACAagtagaaaatgacaaaaataatgatgaatgagtAATCATTTCGGAGAATGTCAATGTCATTTCCCGCAAGAGTGATTTCCTTTCCAGCTTTTCAATTCACCATTTCTTGATGAATTGACAAGGGATGTGCATTAGAGCATTAATGCACTCCTTGTAGTTCACTTAATTATCGTCTGTCTTTTGTATAGAATTGGCAATTTTTTAAGGCTACTTAGATTCCTGGTCAGAGTGGTATTTggctatatatagagagatagatagatagatagatagagagatagatagatagatagatagatagatagatagatagatagatagatagatagatagatagatagataaatagatagacagataaatcgatagatagataggtagacagatagatagacagatagatagatggataaatagatagatagatatagatacatacatacatacatacatgcatacatacatacatgcatacatacatacatgcatacgcacacacacacacacacatacacacagacacacacacacacacacacacatatatatatacatatatatatatatatatatatatatatatatatatatatatatatatatatatacatacatatacatatatatatatatatatatatatatataaatatatatatatatatatatatatatataaatatatatatatatatatatatatatatatatgtgtgtgtttttgtgtgtgtgtgtgtgtgtgtgtgtgtgtgtgtgtgtgtgtgtgtgtgtgtgtgtgtgtgtgtgtgtgtgtgtgtgcgtgtgtgtgtgtacacaaatacatgcatatatacatatatatacatacatacacacacatgcatatataaatatatatatatatttgatatatatatatatatatatatatatatatatatatatatatatatatatgtgtgtgtgtgtgtgtgtgtgtgtgtgtgtgtgtgtgtgtgtgtgtgtgtatgtgtgtgtgtgtgtgtgtgtgtgtgtgtgtgtttgtgtgtgtttgtgtatgtatacacacacacacacacacacacacacacacacacacacacatatatatatatatacatatacatatatatatatatatatatatatatatgtatatatatatatatatgtatgtatatatatatatatatatacatatatatatgcgtgtgtgtgtgtgtgtgtatgtgtaaatgcttGTTTTGGGCGAGTTTGAGTTTTCTGATTACCTGATTTAATGAGCTGGCTTGCATTTGCAAAACCAAAGGAATCATTTTATCTGCAGACGTtgattggtatatatacatacacacacacacacacacacacatacacacacacacacacacacacacacacacacacacacacacacacacacacacacacacacacacacacacacacacacacacacacacacacacacagatatatatatatatatatatatatatatatatatatatatatatatatatatatatatatatgaatctgtacatgtatgtatatgaatatatatatatatatatatatatatatatatatatatatatatatatatatatatatatatatatatatatatatatatatacatatatacattatatatatatatatatatatatatatatatatatatatatatatatatatatatatatatttatatatatatatatatatatgtatatatatatatattgatagatagatagatagatagatagatagatagatagatagatactcacacacacacacacacacacacacacacacacacacacatatatatatatatatatatatatatatatatatatatatatatatatatatatatataaaaatatctatatatccctatatatatatatatatatagatatatatatatatatatatatatatatatatatatatatatatatatatatatatttatatatatatatgaatgtgtatatgtatgtatatgaatatatatatatatatatatatatatatatatatatatatatatatatatatatatatatatctatatatatacatatatacatgaacacatgcatgtgtgtgtctgtgtgtgtgtgtgtgtgtgtgtgtgtgtacatatatatatatatacatatatatatatatatatatatatatatatatatatatatatatatatatatatatatgtatatatatatacatatatatatatatatgtatatatatatatatatatatatatatatttatatatatatatgaatgtgtatatatgaatgtgtatatgtatgtatatgaatatatatatatatatatatatatatatatatatatatatatatatatatatatatatatatatatatacatatatatatatgtataaatatatatatatatatatatatatatatatatatacatatatgtataaatatatgtatgtgtatatatatatatatatatatatatatatatatatatatatatatatatatacacacacacatatatgtatatatatatatatatatatatatatatatatatatatatatatatatatatatatatatatgtgtgtgtgtgtgtgtgtgtgtgtgtgtgtgtgtgtgtgtgtgtgtgtgtgtgtgtgtgtgtgtgtgtgtgtgtgtgtgggcatgtatgtatgtatctatgaagtgtatatacaggaatatatatatgcatatatatatacatatatatatatatatatatatatatatatatatatatatatatatatatatatatatacatacatatatatatatatatatatatatatatatatatatatatatatatacatacatacatacataatttatgcgtatatatgtatgtgcataaattcatatataaatccatatatatatatatatatatatatatatatatatatatatatatatatatatatatatatatatatatatatatatacatacatacatacataatttatgcgtatatatgtatgtgtataaattcatatataaatccatatatatatatatatatatatatatatatatatatatatatatatagatagatagatagatagatagatagatagatagatagatagatagatagatagatagatagatagatagatagatagatagatatgtgagtatatgtatgtatatatatatagatagatagatagatagatagatagatagatagatagatagatagatagatagatagatagatagatagatagatagatatgtgtgtatatgtatgtatgtatatatatatatatatatatatatatatatatatatatatatatatatatatatatatatatgtatatacatatatatacatatatacatatatacatatatatatatatatatatatatatatatatatatatatatatatatatatatgtatatatatgtttatgtatatgtatatgtatgcatatatatatatatatatatatatatatatatatatatatatatatatatatatatatatatacatatatatatatataaatatatatatatatatatatatatatatatatatatatatatgtatacatatatgtatatatatatatatacatatatatatatatatatatatacatatatatatgtgtgtaggtatgtgtgtgtatgtgtgtgtgtgtgtgtgtgtgtgtgtgtgtgtgtgtgtgtgtgtgtgtgtgtgggcatgtatgtatgtatctatgaagtgtatatacaggaatatatatatgcatatatatatacatatatatatatatatatatatatatatatatatatatatatatatatatatatatatatatatatatatatatatatatacatacatatatatatatatatatatatatatatatatatatatatatatatatatatatatatatatatacatacatacatacataatttatgcgtatatatgtatgtgtataaattcatacataaatccatatatatatatatatatatatatatatatatatatatatatatatatatatatatatatatatatatacatacatacataca includes these proteins:
- the LOC113827387 gene encoding ras-related and estrogen-regulated growth inhibitor-like protein, yielding MRTEERNMCPIRIAVLGTSQVGKSALTVRYLTKRFIGEYRSDTDMLYKCVLQVDGTPQPVEIMDTSASCDESSDAHLQWAEAFVVVYSVTDKESYRWAASTVQELSERRAASCVLMLGNKSDLHHLREVEEVEAKSLSLTHGARFFEVSTAESCVPLTGVLDHFLKEVKMQRTIASGSNINNGSPKQRKLSVTRMLGSLIGRHSPPPQPITELIILDKEERSKLVRCSRQI